In a single window of the Abditibacteriota bacterium genome:
- a CDS encoding alpha-mannosidase codes for MAFELDKYRLNVKARDMREALEAKFYRIDTEIDFAVRFADALGKEAEWAPYISEAVKAVEQGDPDHLDDTVKKVEEALAPIGKKAKEYTVHCVGHAHIDMNWMWSWPETANTAHDTFYTVNNILDEFPEAKFSQSQVSLYKAMKTYFPELWESIREKIAGGQWEVTASTWVEGEKNCVSGESLIRHMLYTRKWLSENLGMSPEDVKIDWSPDTFGHCAQMPSIMTKGGVTRYYRMRPHKGPRLFRWRAKDGSELLGFRETDPQWGYNGPINHAVWECFCGYVKETKAKDFMYMYGWGDHGGGPTRGHIRQGLELMTYPIFPKVRFSTTDEFYSAIEAQMDSLDLPVVEGDINYIFEGCYTTQASVKFANRVSELELPSAETLALIGGAACGMEYPFGLFEEAWQKTLFSHFHDIFPGSGVKATYSYANGSFQDVLTATSSVKNRALRRLAERIDTSEIAKRFIADRVGDSMGAGSGDTGIINSRVRVGGSVVTNTLNYDGFGATMLSLNGEAAEPIMVYNPKPWKRSEVIMAKIWNKKMDPANICVIDSEGRRVKAQVIDSGNYFMHDYHALLFEAKDVPALGYKVFAVDDCPEPLETPDAVTLKDVYSQDLQGFSPSVAPDIVLENKYLRVTVSKSSGAVVSCVDKETGYEYCREEAGIGELELQTEQSNGMAAWSLSHIISRTLLENGTFAIVHQGPNRCTVRVDFECGRSFVSLETSLAKDSRKVDFRVRTRWLEVGAHEKGIPTLRAYFATAFAGGAVTYETPFGWQTKEQDYQEVPALKWFDLGGEDAAGSEYGVTLVNKSKYGHACVDDTISLTLLRSSYSPDPTPDLGDHEIEYSVVFRRGAFCPVCAVREGEDFNNPMSVTSVPVQTGELPLEKSYAELETPEANVSAVKKAECGKGIIVRLYDVAGKDSVARVRVDGLGDFASAVTVNALEQPEPENTASVKDGVLCVPLGAWSNVSVWLS; via the coding sequence ATGGCATTCGAACTTGACAAGTACAGGCTGAACGTGAAGGCCCGGGACATGAGAGAGGCCCTGGAGGCGAAGTTTTACCGCATAGACACCGAGATAGACTTTGCCGTCCGGTTTGCCGACGCCCTGGGCAAGGAGGCCGAGTGGGCCCCCTATATCAGCGAGGCCGTAAAGGCAGTGGAGCAGGGAGACCCCGACCATCTGGACGATACGGTGAAAAAGGTGGAGGAGGCTCTGGCTCCCATAGGGAAGAAGGCCAAGGAATACACCGTCCACTGCGTGGGCCACGCCCATATAGATATGAACTGGATGTGGTCCTGGCCCGAGACGGCCAACACGGCCCACGACACCTTTTACACGGTGAACAACATCCTGGACGAGTTCCCGGAGGCCAAATTTTCCCAGTCTCAGGTGTCTCTCTACAAGGCCATGAAGACCTATTTCCCCGAGCTGTGGGAAAGCATCAGGGAAAAGATAGCCGGCGGCCAGTGGGAAGTGACCGCTTCCACCTGGGTGGAGGGAGAGAAGAACTGCGTGTCCGGCGAATCCCTCATCCGGCATATGCTCTACACCCGCAAGTGGCTGTCGGAGAACCTGGGCATGAGCCCGGAGGACGTGAAGATCGACTGGTCTCCCGACACCTTTGGCCACTGCGCCCAGATGCCCTCCATCATGACCAAGGGCGGAGTGACCAGATATTACAGGATGCGCCCTCACAAGGGTCCCAGGCTCTTCCGCTGGCGGGCCAAGGACGGCAGCGAGCTGCTGGGCTTCAGGGAGACCGATCCCCAGTGGGGCTACAACGGTCCCATCAACCACGCGGTGTGGGAGTGCTTCTGCGGCTACGTCAAGGAGACCAAGGCCAAGGACTTCATGTATATGTACGGCTGGGGCGACCACGGCGGAGGCCCCACCAGAGGCCACATCAGACAGGGACTGGAGCTCATGACCTATCCCATATTCCCGAAGGTCCGCTTCAGCACCACCGACGAATTCTACTCGGCCATCGAGGCCCAGATGGACAGTCTGGACCTGCCGGTGGTGGAGGGAGACATCAACTACATCTTCGAGGGCTGCTACACCACCCAGGCTTCCGTCAAGTTTGCCAACCGGGTGAGCGAGCTGGAGCTGCCCTCCGCGGAGACTCTGGCCCTCATAGGCGGCGCAGCCTGCGGCATGGAGTATCCCTTCGGGCTCTTTGAGGAAGCCTGGCAGAAGACCCTCTTCAGCCACTTCCACGACATATTCCCGGGCTCCGGCGTCAAGGCCACCTACAGCTATGCCAACGGCAGCTTTCAGGACGTGCTGACCGCCACCAGCTCCGTGAAGAACAGGGCCCTGAGGCGCCTGGCGGAGCGCATAGACACCTCGGAGATAGCCAAGCGGTTCATAGCCGACAGGGTGGGCGACAGCATGGGAGCAGGCTCCGGAGACACCGGCATCATCAACAGCCGGGTGAGAGTGGGCGGCTCCGTGGTCACCAACACCCTGAACTATGACGGCTTTGGCGCCACCATGCTGAGCCTGAACGGCGAGGCTGCCGAGCCCATCATGGTGTACAACCCCAAGCCCTGGAAGCGCAGCGAAGTGATCATGGCCAAGATCTGGAACAAGAAGATGGATCCCGCGAATATCTGCGTCATAGACTCCGAGGGCCGTCGCGTCAAGGCCCAGGTCATAGACAGCGGCAACTACTTCATGCACGACTATCACGCCCTGCTGTTTGAGGCCAAAGACGTCCCGGCTCTCGGCTACAAGGTCTTTGCCGTGGACGACTGTCCCGAGCCTCTGGAGACTCCCGACGCCGTGACCCTCAAGGACGTGTACAGTCAGGACCTGCAGGGCTTCAGCCCCTCGGTGGCTCCCGACATAGTGCTGGAAAACAAATATCTCAGAGTCACCGTCAGCAAGTCCAGCGGCGCGGTGGTGAGCTGCGTGGACAAGGAGACCGGCTACGAATACTGCCGGGAAGAGGCAGGCATAGGCGAGCTGGAGCTCCAGACCGAGCAGAGCAACGGCATGGCTGCCTGGTCCCTGTCCCACATCATCAGCCGCACCCTGCTGGAAAACGGCACCTTTGCCATAGTCCATCAGGGGCCCAACAGGTGCACCGTGAGAGTGGACTTTGAGTGCGGCAGGAGCTTTGTGTCCCTGGAGACCAGCCTGGCCAAGGATTCCCGCAAGGTGGACTTCCGGGTGAGGACCAGATGGCTGGAGGTGGGCGCCCACGAGAAGGGCATCCCCACTCTGAGAGCCTATTTTGCCACCGCCTTTGCCGGCGGCGCCGTCACCTACGAGACCCCCTTCGGCTGGCAGACCAAGGAGCAGGACTACCAGGAGGTGCCCGCTCTGAAGTGGTTTGACCTGGGAGGCGAGGACGCCGCAGGCAGCGAATACGGCGTCACCCTGGTGAACAAGAGCAAATACGGCCACGCCTGCGTGGACGACACCATCAGCCTGACCCTGCTCAGGTCCAGCTACAGTCCCGATCCCACCCCCGATCTGGGCGACCACGAGATAGAGTATTCCGTGGTGTTCCGCCGGGGAGCCTTCTGCCCCGTGTGCGCGGTGAGAGAGGGCGAGGACTTCAACAACCCCATGAGCGTCACCAGCGTGCCCGTGCAGACCGGGGAGCTGCCTCTCGAGAAGAGCTATGCCGAGCTGGAGACCCCCGAGGCCAACGTGTCCGCCGTGAAGAAGGCGGAGTGCGGCAAGGGCATCATAGTCCGCCTCTACGACGTGGCGGGCAAGGATTCCGTGGCCCGGGTGAGGGTGGACGGACTGGGAGACTTTGCTTCCGCCGTCACCGTCAACGCTCTGGAGCAGCCGGAGCCGGAGAACACGGCTTCGGTGAAGGACGGAGTGCTCTGCGTGCCTCTCGGCGCCTGGAGCAACGTGTCCGTGTGGCTGAGCTGA
- a CDS encoding helix-turn-helix transcriptional regulator, whose translation MDINEIITTEAVQCVELKDYFFAYQLLSQSFARQWHLKTLLSDADGVDVFGDSRFGGELRQDRREAIAAAVKRGGCCGRQSARRPAIMIYAVPLMFNGRLLGGVVVEYDSDIDSRTVAPEVIDEAMWSLRDLVCGMNLANEALLERNKKHAEFEAIKNAAPESSKGFNYKSLRDFYLVKEPALLSCVKRVEPDAALEILNEMVGSMCKMAGGRLELLKTVLLELAMAIARTTVEAGGSSEVIISRGYNAFTELAALEEETDMYDWIAGVLDLCIQTLLYSRMYPNNMQLAEAIKYMKEHLKENMLREDVAEVACLSPSHFSRVIRQTFDMSFTEVVSKFRIDKAKELLLYTDMSLVDVAHESGFNDQSYFTKVFLRFTKQTPGQFRRMKHKEQQDQLGNDAFERYADEL comes from the coding sequence GTGGATATCAATGAAATCATTACTACGGAAGCAGTTCAGTGTGTGGAGCTGAAGGACTATTTTTTTGCCTATCAGCTGCTTTCGCAAAGCTTTGCCCGGCAGTGGCATCTGAAGACCCTGCTCTCGGACGCCGACGGCGTCGACGTATTCGGAGACAGCAGGTTCGGCGGCGAGCTGCGCCAGGACCGCAGGGAAGCCATCGCTGCGGCGGTGAAGCGGGGAGGCTGCTGCGGCAGACAGTCCGCGCGGCGGCCCGCCATCATGATATACGCCGTGCCCCTGATGTTCAACGGCAGGCTGCTGGGGGGCGTAGTGGTGGAATACGACTCGGACATAGATTCCCGGACTGTGGCTCCTGAGGTCATAGACGAAGCCATGTGGAGCCTGAGGGATCTGGTGTGCGGGATGAATCTGGCCAACGAAGCCCTGCTGGAGCGGAACAAAAAGCACGCCGAATTCGAAGCTATCAAGAACGCAGCCCCCGAGTCCTCCAAGGGCTTCAACTACAAATCCCTGAGAGATTTTTATCTGGTGAAGGAGCCGGCCCTGCTGTCCTGCGTCAAGAGGGTGGAGCCGGATGCAGCCCTGGAGATCCTCAATGAGATGGTGGGCTCCATGTGCAAGATGGCCGGAGGCAGGCTGGAGCTGCTGAAGACGGTGCTGCTGGAGCTGGCCATGGCCATAGCCCGCACCACCGTGGAGGCAGGCGGGAGCAGCGAGGTCATCATCAGCAGGGGCTACAACGCCTTTACGGAGCTGGCCGCGCTGGAGGAAGAGACGGATATGTACGACTGGATAGCGGGGGTCCTGGACCTGTGCATCCAGACTCTGCTCTACAGCAGGATGTATCCCAACAACATGCAGCTGGCCGAAGCCATCAAATATATGAAGGAACACCTGAAGGAAAATATGCTCCGGGAAGATGTGGCTGAGGTGGCCTGCCTGAGCCCTTCTCATTTTTCCCGGGTCATACGGCAGACCTTTGACATGTCCTTTACGGAGGTAGTGTCCAAGTTCAGGATAGACAAGGCCAAGGAGCTGCTGCTCTACACGGATATGTCTCTGGTGGACGTGGCTCACGAGTCCGGCTTCAACGACCAGAGCTATTTTACCAAGGTGTTCCTCCGGTTCACCAAACAGACCCCCGGCCAGTTCCGCCGCATGAAGCACAAGGAGCAGCAGGACCAGCTGGGGAACGACGCCTTTGAGCGCTATGCAGACGAATTATAA
- a CDS encoding 2-isopropylmalate synthase: MSDRIYIFDTTLRDGEQSPGFSMNIEEKIRMAKQLERLGVDIIEAGFPISSDGDFESVRAISREITKSRVCGLCRVNFADIDRAWEAVRDAKLPAIHTFVATSDLHLEKKLKKTREEVYDMAVAGVKRAKSYCDWVEFSAEDASRSDIPYLISVVEAAIDAGAVVINLPDTVGYAEPFEFYGFIKQVIEGVSNASRAIFSVHCHNDLGLGVANSIAALKAGARQIECTVNGIGERAGNASLEEIVMILKTKKATLGDMDTGINTREIYNSSRLLTSITGLGVQVNKAIVGRNAFAHEAGIHQHGVLADKRTYEIMDAESIGLPENKLILGKHSGKHALKSKLTEMGYELSDDELAMAFVKFKEIADKKKVVYDEDLDVIASMGASSYVAKYDLEHLNVTSGTNGYPTATVKLSTEDSELLKSGIGIGAIDAVFKTIDSLVSEEYELKDYTVKSVTGGTDSFAGVTVKLGCSDGTVYTGNASELDLLTASAKAYLKAINKLAYFHTRSKKNRLED, encoded by the coding sequence ATGTCTGACCGTATCTATATATTTGATACGACACTCAGGGACGGCGAGCAGTCACCCGGCTTCAGTATGAACATAGAAGAAAAAATAAGGATGGCCAAGCAGCTGGAAAGGCTGGGAGTGGACATCATCGAAGCAGGCTTTCCCATCTCGTCCGACGGCGATTTTGAGTCTGTCAGGGCCATCAGCCGCGAGATCACCAAGTCCCGGGTGTGCGGTCTGTGCCGGGTTAACTTTGCGGACATAGACAGAGCGTGGGAGGCGGTCAGGGATGCCAAGCTGCCTGCCATCCATACCTTCGTGGCCACCAGCGACCTTCATCTGGAGAAAAAGCTCAAGAAGACCCGGGAAGAGGTCTATGATATGGCGGTGGCCGGGGTCAAGAGGGCCAAGAGCTACTGCGACTGGGTGGAATTTTCCGCCGAGGACGCTTCCCGTTCGGATATACCCTACCTGATCAGCGTAGTGGAGGCGGCCATCGACGCAGGCGCCGTGGTCATCAACCTCCCGGACACCGTGGGCTACGCGGAGCCCTTTGAGTTCTACGGCTTCATCAAGCAGGTGATAGAGGGGGTGTCCAACGCCTCCCGGGCCATCTTCTCCGTGCACTGTCACAACGACCTGGGCCTGGGGGTGGCCAACTCCATAGCCGCCCTGAAGGCGGGAGCCAGACAGATTGAGTGCACCGTCAACGGCATAGGCGAGAGAGCCGGCAATGCGTCCCTGGAGGAGATAGTCATGATCCTCAAGACCAAAAAGGCCACTCTGGGGGACATGGACACGGGCATCAACACCCGGGAGATATACAATTCCAGCCGCCTGCTGACCAGCATCACCGGTCTGGGGGTGCAGGTGAACAAGGCCATCGTGGGCCGCAACGCCTTTGCCCACGAGGCGGGCATCCATCAGCACGGAGTGCTGGCGGACAAGCGCACCTACGAGATCATGGACGCCGAGTCCATCGGCCTGCCCGAGAACAAGCTCATACTGGGCAAGCATTCCGGCAAGCACGCTCTGAAGAGCAAGCTGACGGAGATGGGCTACGAGCTCTCCGACGACGAGCTGGCCATGGCCTTCGTGAAGTTCAAGGAGATAGCCGACAAGAAAAAGGTGGTCTATGACGAGGATCTGGACGTGATAGCCAGCATGGGAGCCAGCTCCTACGTGGCCAAATACGATCTGGAGCATCTGAACGTGACCAGCGGCACCAACGGCTATCCCACCGCCACAGTGAAGCTGTCCACCGAGGACAGCGAGCTGCTGAAGAGCGGCATAGGCATAGGCGCCATCGACGCCGTGTTCAAGACCATAGACTCTCTGGTCAGCGAGGAATACGAGCTGAAGGACTACACCGTGAAGTCGGTCACCGGCGGCACGGACAGCTTTGCGGGAGTCACCGTGAAGCTGGGCTGCTCCGACGGCACCGTCTATACGGGCAACGCTTCCGAGCTGGATCTGCTGACAGCCAGCGCCAAGGCCTATCTGAAGGCCATCAACAAGCTGGCCTACTTCCACACCCGGAGCAAGAAAAACAGGCTGGAGGACTGA